AACTTTTCTATCCCATACTCCTCAATATCATGTTTATCTTTTAAATTTAATTCTTTTTCCACCTCTATTTCTACAGGCAGACCATGGGTATCCCACCCACCTTTTCTTATTACTTGGTGCCCTTGCATAGTTTTATATCTACAAACGGCATCTTTTAAGGTTCTAGCCATTACGTGATGAATCCCTGGTTTACCATTAGCCGTAGGAGGTCCTTCATAGAATATAAAAGGATTATTATCGTCTCTGGTTTCAATACTTTGTTTCAATAGGTCAATTTCATTCCAATATTTTGATATAGATTGTTCCCTCTTATTAACAGGAGATTTGGATAGTTCTTTGAATTTTCCCACTCTTTTCATCCTCTCTTTATAGTTTATATTATAAGTTTTCTTCAAAATAAAAACCCCTAAGTAATTACTTAGGGGCGAATATATCGCGGTACCACCCAATTTATAAGGTAATAGATTTTACCTTATGGCTTCATTGTTATTAACGTATTATAACGAAATACTTTACTGACATTTCAAGTATTCAGCTCCAAGGTGATCTTCATAAAAGACTTAATTATAATCTTTCACCAAATGATTATTTCTCTGTAAATTAGTTTCTTTTATTACTCTTCTCTTCACAGCCTTTATATATTTACTTTTATAATTTAACTACCAATATATACAATACTATGACTTTTGTCAAGTATTCTACAGCATAAAAATTTATCCTAATAATTCATTTTGTAATTTTCTTAATTTATATATAAAAGTAGAATTATCTACTTTTATAGAATCCTTAGTTAATATTTCACCTTTTTTAATATTTCTTCTTACTATAGTATTTTTATTAATTAAACCTATTGGCACAAAATTATTATCTTTTGCATTTTCATAAGTTTCAATTGTACCATAAACAGTATAACCACCAATATAATCCAACCTATCTCCTGGCTT
This window of the Tissierellales bacterium genome carries:
- a CDS encoding class I tRNA ligase family protein; protein product: MGKFKELSKSPVNKREQSISKYWNEIDLLKQSIETRDDNNPFIFYEGPPTANGKPGIHHVMARTLKDAVCRYKTMQGHQVIRKGGWDTHGLPVEIEVEKELNLKDKHDIEEYGIEK